Proteins from one Ornithobacterium rhinotracheale genomic window:
- a CDS encoding sulfite exporter TauE/SafE family protein, whose translation MDQTLLLLLIGLLAGLIGGLVGIGGGLIIVPFLVFLMGMSQHEAQGTSLATLLLPLSFLSVYSYNKAGFINWKYVMILSLTFMIGSYFGGMLALKLDQKTLKKIFGFIMILGAAKMFWDSYK comes from the coding sequence TTGGATCAAACATTATTACTCCTACTCATAGGATTATTAGCAGGACTCATCGGTGGACTTGTGGGGATAGGTGGTGGATTAATCATCGTGCCGTTTTTAGTTTTTCTAATGGGAATGTCTCAGCATGAAGCGCAAGGAACTAGTTTAGCCACATTGTTGTTACCACTTAGTTTTCTATCGGTATATAGTTACAACAAAGCAGGTTTCATTAATTGGAAATATGTAATGATACTCTCGCTCACCTTTATGATAGGAAGCTATTTTGGCGGAATGCTAGCTTTAAAATTAGACCAAAAAACACTTAAAAAAATATTTGGATTCATTATGATTTTAGGTGCAGCCAAAATGTTTTGGGATTCCTACAAATAA
- a CDS encoding chloride channel protein: MHKVINFLRYYLRLSTDRIHSQKIKNNLLQAIPFWVGAVITALFAIFYAGLFRYAEEALSMILSWHKWMVFILLPSAFLLSWWLVVKFAPYAKGSGIPQVMAAVELSTPKNHKKIPKLLSLRVLCVKIISSAIMVVGGGAIGREGPTIQISGSIYKKINELLPASWPKISRKNMIMTGAAAGLSAAFNTPLGGIVFAIEELTRTHLSYFKTALFTGVIIAGFLTQSITGPYLYLGFPRIDDISSWIIFSVLLVAVISGILSSLLSQAMLSVLKFKKTLKNQRQEVYFLLVSSLIIATIAYFISEDILGSGKELMERVLFTEEKTLPWYTPVLRMIGTGLSFTSGAAGGIFAPALGAGATVGSVVAGWFAYTSSEINLLILVGMVSFLVGITRAPFTSAILVIEMTDRHSLIFYLMFAGLVASFVAFNINRHSFYDVLKMGYLKDLNDEDRKEKATALATETEKLNVATEVQGDKSEEESIKK; this comes from the coding sequence ATGCATAAAGTAATTAATTTTCTAAGGTATTATTTAAGGCTATCCACCGATCGAATTCATAGCCAAAAAATTAAAAACAACCTATTGCAAGCCATTCCGTTTTGGGTGGGAGCCGTTATCACGGCATTATTTGCAATTTTCTATGCAGGATTATTTAGGTATGCCGAGGAAGCTTTAAGCATGATTTTAAGCTGGCACAAATGGATGGTTTTCATTCTTTTACCCTCTGCTTTTTTGCTGTCTTGGTGGCTAGTTGTAAAATTTGCCCCATACGCCAAAGGGAGTGGAATCCCACAAGTGATGGCAGCGGTAGAACTTTCTACGCCAAAGAATCATAAGAAAATACCTAAATTACTTAGTTTAAGGGTTTTATGTGTTAAGATTATTTCTAGTGCCATCATGGTAGTGGGCGGTGGAGCTATAGGTAGAGAGGGACCTACGATTCAAATTTCAGGTTCTATTTATAAGAAAATCAACGAATTATTGCCCGCCTCTTGGCCAAAAATTTCAAGAAAAAACATGATTATGACGGGTGCTGCAGCTGGGCTTTCAGCCGCATTTAATACGCCACTTGGAGGAATTGTTTTTGCCATAGAAGAACTCACAAGAACTCACTTAAGTTACTTTAAAACAGCACTCTTTACGGGAGTTATTATCGCAGGTTTTTTAACACAAAGTATCACAGGTCCTTATCTCTATTTAGGATTTCCAAGAATTGATGATATTTCCTCTTGGATTATATTTTCGGTGCTATTGGTAGCCGTGATTTCTGGAATTTTAAGTAGTTTGCTTTCGCAAGCAATGCTCAGCGTTTTAAAATTCAAAAAAACATTAAAAAATCAACGCCAAGAGGTTTATTTTTTATTAGTTTCCTCGCTAATTATTGCAACAATCGCCTATTTTATCAGCGAAGATATTTTAGGCTCTGGGAAAGAGTTAATGGAGCGTGTGCTCTTTACCGAAGAAAAAACACTACCTTGGTATACCCCTGTTTTAAGAATGATAGGCACAGGGCTTTCGTTCACATCAGGGGCTGCGGGAGGTATTTTTGCCCCAGCATTGGGCGCAGGAGCCACGGTAGGCTCTGTTGTAGCAGGGTGGTTTGCTTACACTTCATCAGAAATCAATTTGTTGATTTTAGTTGGGATGGTTTCGTTTTTGGTAGGCATCACGCGAGCTCCCTTTACATCGGCAATTCTTGTGATTGAAATGACCGACCGCCACAGCTTGATTTTCTATCTCATGTTTGCAGGTTTAGTTGCTTCGTTTGTAGCATTTAACATCAACAGGCACTCGTTCTATGATGTGCTTAAAATGGGCTATTTAAAAGATTTAAACGACGAAGATAGAAAAGAAAAAGCTACCGCTTTGGCAACTGAAACAGAAAAATTAAATGTAGCAACAGAAGTGCAAGGCGACAAAAGCGAAGAAGAAAGTATTAAAAAATAA
- a CDS encoding diacylglycerol kinase family protein yields the protein MSDLIRFIKTRIKSIGFAIEGFLTLIKEPNVKVHIFASILVIIFGFYFEITTVEWGIIIFCIALVLSLEAINTAIENIADFISPQKNNKIKIIKDVSATAVLIVAIGTFIIGLIIFIPKILAKI from the coding sequence ATGAGCGACTTAATACGTTTTATAAAAACTAGAATTAAAAGTATTGGGTTTGCAATAGAAGGTTTTTTGACTTTGATAAAAGAACCCAATGTTAAAGTACACATATTTGCAAGCATATTAGTTATTATTTTTGGCTTTTATTTTGAAATAACTACAGTTGAATGGGGGATTATTATCTTTTGTATTGCTTTGGTTTTAAGTTTAGAAGCTATAAATACAGCAATTGAAAATATAGCAGATTTCATTTCTCCTCAAAAAAACAATAAAATAAAAATCATTAAAGATGTTTCAGCGACAGCGGTTTTGATAGTCGCAATAGGAACTTTTATAATTGGTTTAATTATATTTATTCCGAAAATTTTGGCAAAAATATAG
- a CDS encoding putative DNA modification/repair radical SAM protein: MNFDRIKEKLEILADAAKYDVSCSSSGGNRKNKGGLGNSHASGICHSFTEDGRCISLLKILLTNHCIYDCAYCVSRRSNDIKRAAFTVDEVVDLTMNFYRRNYIEGLFLSSGIFKNADTTMERLVRIAKKLRTEHKFNGYIHLKSIPGASEELMREAGLYADRLSVNLEIPTEQGLKLLAPEKSHKDLVKPMRTIKQNLEIYKSERKIIKSTPKFAPAGQSTQMIVGATNETDLKIIHVANYFYKKYDMRRVYYSGYVPVLEDNRLPSLNTQVPVQREHRLYQADWLMRFYGFDANEILDSEAPFLDLEIDPKLAWAIRHRALFPVNINTAPKELLLRIPGVGVKSVLKILKARKFQKLTIEHLKKMGVATNRAKFFIEGASPNRFNQFLEKQNLRQLLLNETKSKWSNLYGEQLSLF, translated from the coding sequence ATGAATTTTGATAGAATTAAAGAAAAACTAGAAATCCTAGCAGATGCTGCTAAATACGATGTTTCTTGCTCATCGAGCGGAGGCAATCGTAAAAACAAAGGCGGACTGGGCAATAGCCATGCATCGGGAATTTGCCACAGCTTTACCGAAGATGGCCGATGTATTTCTTTGCTTAAAATTCTATTGACCAATCATTGCATTTACGATTGCGCTTATTGCGTTTCGCGTCGTAGCAACGACATTAAGCGAGCAGCTTTCACGGTGGACGAGGTGGTGGATCTCACCATGAATTTTTATCGCCGAAACTATATCGAGGGATTATTTTTAAGTTCGGGGATTTTTAAAAATGCCGATACCACCATGGAGCGTTTGGTGCGCATTGCCAAAAAGTTACGCACCGAGCACAAATTCAATGGGTATATTCATCTCAAGTCTATACCAGGAGCGAGCGAGGAGTTGATGCGCGAAGCGGGACTTTATGCAGATAGACTTTCGGTGAACTTAGAAATCCCGACCGAACAAGGCTTAAAACTTTTGGCTCCCGAGAAATCGCACAAAGATTTGGTGAAACCTATGCGCACGATTAAACAAAATTTAGAAATTTATAAATCGGAGCGAAAAATCATCAAAAGCACGCCTAAATTTGCACCTGCGGGGCAATCCACGCAAATGATTGTGGGAGCCACCAACGAAACGGATTTAAAAATAATTCATGTCGCCAATTATTTTTACAAAAAATACGACATGCGTCGCGTATATTATTCTGGGTATGTGCCTGTTTTAGAAGATAATAGATTGCCTTCGCTTAATACCCAAGTGCCCGTTCAGCGTGAGCATAGATTGTATCAAGCCGATTGGCTGATGCGTTTTTATGGATTTGATGCCAATGAAATTTTGGACAGCGAAGCACCTTTTTTGGATTTAGAAATCGACCCAAAATTGGCATGGGCGATAAGACACCGCGCGCTTTTTCCCGTGAATATCAATACAGCTCCGAAGGAACTTTTGCTTAGGATTCCAGGCGTGGGTGTAAAATCGGTTTTGAAGATTTTAAAAGCCCGAAAATTCCAGAAATTAACCATAGAACATCTTAAAAAAATGGGTGTAGCGACCAATCGTGCCAAATTCTTCATCGAAGGAGCAAGTCCTAATCGTTTTAATCAATTTCTTGAAAAACAGAATTTAAGACAATTATTACTGAACGAAACCAAGTCTAAATGGTCGAACCTTTATGGTGAACAATTGTCTTTATTCTAA
- a CDS encoding TIGR03915 family putative DNA repair protein: protein MVNLVYDASFEGLMTAIFEVFEYRYRSVDILPENRAAQLDLFAERHDVITQTEKAERVLKKLEENVGKKGISQLIYVFMSELNERESLILHLVQKSVKNPKKYVFNDLADDKILAIAKICKSVGREVHRMKAFVRFEKLQDETYFARIEPDFDVLPMLKNHFYHRYRDQKWLIYDARRNYGLFYDLETCEMIFPTGDFAQNPEDLWHTEEQNYQKLWQRYFVKTGIEERKNTKLHLQNMPKRYWKYLTEKKIY, encoded by the coding sequence ATGGTAAATCTCGTGTACGATGCAAGTTTTGAAGGGCTGATGACGGCGATTTTTGAAGTGTTTGAATATCGCTATCGGTCTGTGGATATTTTGCCCGAAAACCGAGCCGCACAATTGGATTTGTTTGCTGAGCGGCACGATGTCATCACACAAACCGAAAAAGCAGAGCGTGTTCTCAAAAAATTAGAAGAAAATGTAGGCAAAAAAGGAATTTCTCAGTTGATATATGTTTTTATGTCTGAGCTGAATGAACGAGAATCTTTGATTTTACATTTGGTACAAAAATCGGTGAAAAACCCTAAAAAATATGTTTTTAATGATTTAGCCGATGACAAGATTTTAGCCATTGCCAAAATTTGCAAATCCGTGGGGCGAGAAGTACATCGCATGAAAGCTTTTGTTCGTTTTGAAAAGCTCCAAGACGAAACTTATTTTGCTCGTATTGAGCCTGATTTTGATGTTTTGCCTATGCTTAAAAATCATTTTTATCATCGCTACCGAGATCAAAAATGGCTGATTTACGATGCGCGTAGAAATTATGGATTGTTCTATGATTTAGAAACTTGCGAAATGATTTTCCCTACGGGAGATTTTGCCCAAAATCCCGAAGATTTGTGGCACACAGAGGAGCAAAACTATCAAAAATTGTGGCAACGCTATTTTGTGAAAACGGGCATTGAGGAGCGCAAAAACACTAAATTGCATTTGCAAAATATGCCCAAACGCTATTGGAAATATTTAACCGAGAAGAAAATATACTAA
- a CDS encoding ABC transporter ATP-binding protein yields the protein MSSRAKRFNLNELKRLLNLGTEDKRRFYSVIIIAILLSVVSSARPLLTGNAIDAYILHKNVADLLKICVILGIIITMEIALQYYFILMSNIIAQTVIEKLRIQLFNKIIQYKLSFFDKTPNGTLVTRSVSDIETISQVFTDGILVVLGDVLRIVCIMAVMFYTNWKLALVVIVILPLMTVVTSLFQKSIKRTFSEERTQTAIFNSFVQERLSGMKIIQLFNREDAEFKKFKGINKKLRDAYLATVFYFSLLFPVVELVSSVALGLVIILGGWSAFYFKDVSPGEVIAFIMFIPMLVRPIRQMAERFNNLQRGLVSAERVFKMMDLDETIPNDSKVEKSSIQGNISFKNVVFEYIPDEEILKGISFEAKAGECIAIVGATGAGKSTIINLLSRFYDIKSGSICIDGVDIRDYNLQNLRSHIAVVLQDVFLFNDTILNNISLGDNNISENDIIQAAKEIDIHPFIETLPGGYYYKVSERGSTLSVGQRQLISFLRAYVHKPEILVLDEATSSIDTASEHLIQKATEKITKNRTSIIIAHRLATIQNADKIIVMEHGKIVEMGKHQELLNQNGYYAHLYKVQFRDAQA from the coding sequence ATGAGTAGTAGAGCCAAAAGATTTAATTTAAACGAACTAAAACGATTACTTAATTTAGGAACCGAAGACAAAAGAAGATTTTATTCCGTTATTATCATTGCCATTCTTTTATCGGTGGTATCGTCTGCACGCCCGTTGCTTACGGGAAACGCCATTGATGCCTATATTTTACATAAAAATGTAGCCGATTTATTGAAAATCTGTGTGATTTTGGGCATCATCATCACCATGGAAATCGCTTTGCAATATTATTTTATTTTAATGTCCAATATTATTGCACAAACGGTGATTGAAAAACTTAGAATTCAATTATTTAACAAAATCATTCAGTATAAATTAAGTTTCTTTGACAAAACGCCAAACGGGACATTGGTTACTCGTTCGGTGTCTGACATTGAGACCATTTCGCAAGTCTTTACCGATGGGATTTTGGTAGTATTGGGAGATGTTTTGCGCATTGTGTGCATCATGGCTGTAATGTTTTACACCAATTGGAAATTAGCCTTGGTCGTGATTGTGATTTTACCACTTATGACGGTGGTTACCAGTTTGTTCCAAAAATCAATTAAACGAACATTCTCTGAAGAAAGAACGCAAACTGCGATTTTCAATAGTTTTGTACAAGAACGCCTTTCGGGGATGAAAATCATTCAGCTCTTTAATCGAGAAGATGCTGAATTTAAGAAATTTAAAGGCATAAATAAAAAACTGAGAGATGCGTATTTAGCCACTGTTTTTTATTTCTCATTGCTCTTTCCTGTGGTGGAATTAGTTTCATCGGTGGCGCTTGGTTTAGTCATCATTTTAGGGGGCTGGAGTGCTTTTTATTTTAAAGATGTTTCGCCTGGGGAGGTCATTGCTTTTATCATGTTTATCCCGATGTTGGTGCGCCCAATTCGTCAAATGGCAGAGCGTTTCAACAACCTACAACGCGGACTTGTGAGTGCAGAGCGTGTATTCAAAATGATGGATTTAGACGAAACCATTCCAAACGATAGCAAAGTCGAAAAAAGCAGTATTCAAGGAAATATTTCATTTAAAAATGTAGTGTTTGAATACATTCCAGACGAAGAAATTTTAAAAGGTATTTCGTTTGAAGCCAAAGCGGGCGAATGCATCGCTATCGTAGGGGCTACAGGCGCAGGAAAATCTACTATTATCAATCTTTTGAGCCGTTTTTATGACATCAAATCAGGCAGCATTTGCATTGATGGCGTGGACATTAGAGATTATAATTTGCAAAATCTGCGTAGCCATATCGCCGTGGTGTTGCAAGATGTATTTTTGTTCAACGATACGATTTTAAACAATATCAGCCTTGGCGACAACAACATCAGCGAAAACGACATCATTCAAGCCGCCAAAGAAATTGATATTCATCCGTTTATCGAAACGCTCCCTGGGGGCTATTATTACAAAGTTTCGGAGCGTGGTTCTACCCTATCGGTGGGACAACGCCAATTGATTTCATTTTTGCGTGCCTATGTGCACAAGCCCGAGATTTTGGTGCTGGACGAAGCGACATCTTCAATCGATACGGCTTCTGAGCATTTAATCCAAAAAGCAACCGAAAAAATTACCAAAAACCGAACTTCCATTATTATTGCTCACCGTCTCGCCACAATTCAAAACGCCGATAAAATCATCGTGATGGAACATGGCAAAATCGTAGAAATGGGTAAACATCAAGAATTATTGAACCAAAATGGCTATTATGCACATTTGTACAAAGTGCAGTTCCGAGATGCGCAGGCCTAA
- the truA gene encoding tRNA pseudouridine(38-40) synthase TruA yields MRYFIEFSYRGTNYHGWQIQPNAVTVQEVLENRLSTLLKTPIQVTGAGRTDAGVHAKQMFAHADLDCQEPEVLKNRLNRFLPDDIAVHQIIPVKEDAHARFDALSRTYEYYIFTQKNVFETENAWIIHHSLDIDAMNEAAKQLFLYEDFTSFARLHADTKTNICKIYSAIWEQNGDELKFTICADRFLRNMVRAIVGTMVEVGKGKINITEFKQIIEKKGRNFASASAPAQGLFLTHVAYPSDLFYV; encoded by the coding sequence TTGAGATATTTCATTGAATTTTCATACAGAGGAACAAATTATCACGGTTGGCAGATTCAGCCCAATGCAGTAACGGTGCAAGAAGTGCTCGAAAACCGACTTTCTACGCTTTTGAAAACACCTATCCAAGTTACGGGCGCAGGTAGAACCGATGCGGGAGTGCACGCCAAACAGATGTTTGCTCACGCCGATTTGGATTGTCAAGAACCCGAGGTTTTAAAAAATAGATTAAACCGATTTTTGCCCGACGACATTGCGGTGCACCAAATTATTCCCGTGAAAGAAGATGCCCACGCAAGGTTTGATGCACTATCCCGAACCTACGAATATTATATTTTTACCCAAAAAAATGTTTTTGAGACCGAAAACGCTTGGATCATACACCACTCGCTAGACATCGATGCCATGAACGAAGCCGCTAAACAGCTTTTTTTGTACGAAGATTTCACGAGTTTTGCCCGATTGCACGCCGATACCAAAACCAATATTTGCAAGATTTATTCAGCGATTTGGGAACAAAATGGCGATGAATTGAAATTTACGATTTGTGCCGATAGATTCTTGCGAAACATGGTACGCGCCATTGTAGGCACCATGGTAGAAGTGGGAAAAGGAAAGATAAATATCACAGAATTTAAACAGATAATTGAAAAAAAAGGGCGTAATTTTGCATCCGCATCGGCACCGGCACAAGGTCTGTTTTTAACACATGTTGCCTACCCGTCTGATTTATTTTATGTATGA
- a CDS encoding metallophosphoesterase family protein, with amino-acid sequence MKKVLLLSDTHGHIDDRILHYAQDVDEIWHAGDIGNQKVVEALTKEKTFRAVYGNIDDAQMRAQFPENLFFEVEGVKVFMTHIGGYPPKYNSRSIKLINEHKPKIFISGHSHILKVMPDSKRDLIHMNPGAAGIYGFHEIRTMLRFTIDNGNIGGLEVIELGKRGKI; translated from the coding sequence TTGAAAAAAGTTTTATTATTATCGGATACGCATGGTCATATAGACGACAGAATTTTGCACTACGCCCAAGATGTAGACGAAATTTGGCACGCGGGAGATATTGGGAATCAGAAAGTTGTAGAGGCTTTGACTAAAGAAAAAACATTCAGAGCCGTGTATGGAAATATAGATGATGCTCAAATGCGTGCACAATTCCCTGAAAATCTGTTTTTTGAAGTGGAAGGCGTAAAAGTTTTTATGACGCATATCGGGGGCTATCCGCCCAAATATAATTCTCGTTCTATAAAATTAATCAACGAGCATAAGCCTAAAATCTTTATTTCGGGGCATTCTCATATTTTAAAAGTAATGCCTGATAGTAAGCGAGATTTAATCCACATGAACCCTGGCGCAGCGGGCATTTACGGGTTTCATGAAATTCGTACGATGTTGCGTTTCACGATAGACAATGGCAACATAGGTGGGCTAGAAGTCATTGAACTCGGAAAACGCGGAAAAATATGA
- the lon gene encoding endopeptidase La, whose amino-acid sequence MAQIIMNLDNLTFQDNISIESEFIPLLSKEDEEALLNTETPDELAILALRNTVLFPGVVIPITAGRKKSIQLLEDAYDNKDLIGVISQKDTSLDNPSAKDLASVGSVAKILKLIKMPNGNITVILQGLRRFELVEMLTENPYFIAKINLLEEEKPKEDDVVYNTLIDSIKEISLRIAKINPNMPSEAGYAINSIESPSFLVNFVSSNIDLDLKEKQKLLEENDQKERAMLALEHLNTALQKQELKNKIHSRAHKEMDQQQREYFLNQQIRAIQEELGDFSAEDDFQELKKRAKKQIWKEEIAKTFNKELNRLRRLNPQSPDYSIQRNYLDLMLSLPWDKVSQDKLDIAYAEKVLNKDHYGLQKVKERILEYLAVLKLKGDMKSPIICLYGPPGVGKTSLGRSIATALNRSYQRMSLGGMHDESEIRGHRKTYLGAMPGRILQNIKKAGFSNPVFVLDEIDKLGQGNHGDPSSAMLEVLDPEQNTSFYDNYLEIGYDLSRVLFIATANNIANIPSPLRDRMEMIEVNGYTVEEKVEIAKRHLVPKQLTEHGLPKNAIRLGKKELAFIIDGYTRESGVRGLEKRIAKLVRNIAKDTAMEKEVDPKMTIARIEEILGVPREKDKYENNNVPGVVTGLAWTQVGGDILFIESILSNGKGQLSMTGNLGKVMKESAQIALEYVKAHHEKLGIDSELIEKSNVHVHVPEGAVPKDGPSAGITMLTSIVSTFTKRKVKNNIAMTGEITLRGKVLPVGGIKEKILAAKRAGIKEIILCVQNKKDIEEIEPEYIKGLTFHYVDKMEDVLDIALLK is encoded by the coding sequence ATGGCACAAATCATCATGAATTTAGACAATTTGACATTTCAAGATAACATTTCAATCGAATCCGAATTTATTCCACTTTTAAGCAAGGAAGACGAGGAGGCACTTCTCAATACCGAAACGCCCGATGAATTAGCGATTTTGGCATTGCGCAACACGGTTTTGTTCCCTGGGGTGGTAATTCCCATTACGGCAGGGCGCAAGAAATCTATCCAATTGCTAGAAGATGCATACGATAACAAGGATTTAATCGGGGTAATTTCGCAAAAGGATACTTCGCTCGACAATCCATCAGCTAAGGATTTAGCTAGCGTGGGCAGTGTGGCAAAAATCCTTAAATTAATTAAAATGCCCAATGGCAACATCACTGTGATTTTGCAAGGTTTAAGAAGATTTGAACTAGTAGAAATGCTGACTGAAAATCCTTATTTCATTGCAAAAATTAATCTTTTGGAGGAAGAAAAACCTAAGGAAGATGATGTGGTGTACAATACTTTGATTGATTCGATTAAAGAAATTTCGTTGCGCATTGCCAAAATTAATCCCAATATGCCATCGGAAGCGGGCTATGCGATTAATTCCATTGAAAGCCCATCGTTTTTGGTGAATTTTGTAAGCTCTAACATTGATTTAGACTTAAAAGAAAAACAAAAATTACTAGAAGAAAACGACCAAAAAGAGCGTGCCATGCTTGCGCTCGAACATCTAAACACTGCACTGCAAAAGCAAGAGCTTAAAAACAAAATCCATTCTCGTGCACACAAGGAAATGGATCAGCAACAACGCGAATATTTCTTGAATCAGCAGATTAGAGCCATTCAAGAAGAGTTGGGCGACTTTAGTGCAGAAGATGATTTTCAAGAATTGAAAAAACGCGCCAAGAAACAGATTTGGAAAGAAGAAATTGCAAAAACTTTTAATAAAGAATTAAATCGACTACGCAGACTCAATCCACAATCGCCAGATTATTCTATTCAGCGAAATTATTTGGATTTAATGTTAAGTTTGCCTTGGGACAAAGTTTCTCAAGATAAATTGGACATCGCCTATGCCGAGAAGGTTTTAAACAAAGATCACTACGGGCTCCAAAAGGTGAAAGAACGCATTTTGGAATACCTTGCCGTGCTTAAATTAAAAGGTGATATGAAATCGCCAATTATTTGTTTGTATGGGCCTCCAGGCGTGGGAAAAACTTCGCTTGGTCGTTCTATTGCTACGGCACTCAATCGCTCGTACCAGAGAATGTCGCTCGGTGGGATGCACGACGAATCAGAAATTAGGGGACACCGAAAAACTTACCTTGGTGCTATGCCAGGTAGAATCTTGCAAAACATCAAAAAAGCAGGTTTTTCTAATCCCGTTTTTGTTTTAGATGAGATTGATAAATTAGGACAAGGCAATCACGGCGACCCATCTTCGGCAATGCTCGAAGTGCTAGACCCTGAACAAAACACTTCTTTCTACGACAATTATTTAGAAATTGGTTACGATTTGTCTCGTGTGTTATTTATCGCTACGGCAAATAATATTGCAAACATTCCTTCTCCCCTACGCGATCGTATGGAAATGATCGAAGTGAATGGCTACACCGTAGAAGAAAAGGTAGAAATTGCTAAAAGACATTTAGTTCCAAAACAACTTACCGAACACGGGTTGCCTAAAAATGCAATTCGTTTAGGCAAAAAGGAATTGGCGTTTATCATCGATGGCTACACCAGAGAATCGGGCGTGCGCGGACTAGAGAAACGCATTGCTAAATTGGTGCGAAACATTGCCAAAGATACTGCCATGGAGAAAGAAGTGGATCCTAAAATGACGATTGCACGAATCGAAGAAATTTTAGGCGTTCCGCGCGAAAAAGATAAATACGAAAACAACAATGTTCCTGGTGTGGTAACGGGATTGGCTTGGACACAAGTGGGCGGAGATATTTTGTTTATCGAGTCGATTTTGTCTAATGGCAAAGGGCAACTTTCTATGACGGGAAATTTGGGTAAAGTGATGAAAGAATCTGCCCAAATTGCACTCGAATATGTGAAAGCACACCACGAAAAACTAGGCATAGATTCGGAATTAATTGAAAAATCAAATGTGCATGTGCATGTGCCCGAAGGTGCTGTGCCAAAAGATGGACCATCGGCAGGGATTACCATGCTCACAAGTATCGTTTCTACCTTTACCAAAAGAAAAGTGAAGAATAATATTGCCATGACGGGCGAAATCACTTTGCGTGGAAAAGTGCTACCAGTGGGTGGAATTAAGGAGAAAATCTTAGCTGCCAAACGAGCAGGTATCAAAGAAATTATCCTTTGTGTTCAAAACAAAAAAGATATTGAAGAAATTGAGCCCGAATACATCAAAGGGCTTACCTTCCATTATGTAGACAAAATGGAAGATGTGCTTGATATTGCATTATTAAAATAA
- a CDS encoding porin family protein, with protein MKKAISLCMLFSFLSLNAQWKTNYGKEDFFVEHDAKRLSWGYFVGLNQFDFKITPRYDYGTDRSNVAKGETYVAHGTSTIPLRVAEKGGAAINENGNFLVTVDSKMGFSAGLMGRLKVNENIDLWLQPGIHFTERTLHFNNIKVGDAYPILKYTEEGDQPSREEYTVTEDALERNIKSSYVDIPFVVEFHGNRWFNTRPYVQAGLGYAINLQAQENNTDDNYGGIFRMKTHNFNWQAEMGINIYFRRFKLTPSVKGMFFFNDELVPDNAGTPNIWANTMSSLKTRAFVFSLKFE; from the coding sequence ATGAAAAAAGCGATAAGTCTGTGTATGTTATTTTCCTTTTTAAGTCTAAACGCACAATGGAAAACTAACTATGGAAAAGAAGATTTTTTTGTAGAACACGATGCTAAAAGACTTTCGTGGGGCTATTTTGTAGGGTTAAACCAATTCGACTTTAAAATTACCCCAAGATACGACTATGGAACAGATAGGAGCAATGTAGCAAAAGGAGAAACATATGTAGCGCATGGTACGAGTACAATACCTTTGCGAGTTGCAGAAAAAGGTGGAGCGGCCATCAACGAAAATGGAAACTTTCTTGTAACGGTGGATTCCAAAATGGGATTTTCGGCAGGTTTAATGGGGCGACTAAAAGTAAATGAAAATATAGATTTATGGTTGCAACCAGGGATTCACTTTACCGAGCGCACTTTGCATTTTAATAATATAAAGGTGGGCGATGCTTATCCTATTTTGAAATATACCGAGGAAGGAGACCAACCAAGTAGAGAAGAGTACACCGTGACCGAAGATGCCTTGGAACGAAATATAAAATCATCGTATGTAGATATTCCATTTGTCGTGGAATTTCATGGAAATCGCTGGTTTAACACGCGTCCTTATGTACAGGCGGGATTGGGCTATGCGATTAATTTACAAGCGCAAGAAAACAATACAGATGACAATTATGGCGGAATTTTCAGAATGAAAACACACAATTTCAACTGGCAAGCCGAAATGGGAATCAATATTTATTTCAGAAGATTTAAATTAACTCCTTCGGTAAAAGGAATGTTCTTCTTCAACGATGAATTAGTGCCAGACAATGCAGGAACGCCAAACATCTGGGCAAACACTATGAGCTCTCTCAAAACACGCGCATTTGTATTTTCACTAAAATTTGAATAA